The DNA segment aaatgtttttattttttataaagaatttagAATGGAGGGTGTAGTTAATAAGAAGAGGGATGCAAAAGGAAGGTGGTGAAATGGGCTTTGGTGCATTGAATTGGagaaggaaaggaaaaagaaaaagaaagccgcgtgatatttaattgaaaaatgttGAGAGAGAAGTGGGTGTAGCTGGTCAGCACTGACCTCCGATGTTTCTCGGCAAGAACCAATACAATCACATCCTAAAAttaacaagaaaagaaaaaatagaaatatttttgaGAAACTAAATTTGTGGAGATCTGTGGGAACAGAAAGAAAGAAGCGAAAGGAAAGCGATTATCCTCTTTCCATTCGTTGACGTTCACCTTCTGCTTCTTTCTGGTACGCTCAATTCTTTATCTCTTATTTATTCGGTTTTCTGCTGTTAAATGTTTTGGCGATGTGATGTTATGTGAAATGAATAGGGAATGGGATTTGACGTTTGATTTGTTCTTGGCAGTGCAGAGCACAGCACAGAACAGGGGAAAACGGGGAGGGGAAAGCTTATGAGAGAGATCGTTTGATGAATATATCTTAATTGGTTTGTTTGATGGGCAACACATGCCGCGGATCTTTGAAAGGGAAATATATTCAGGGCTTCAGCCAGCCCGAAGACCACTCCAAGCGCACCACCCTTTCTGATCGCCCCGACTCCGACCACCCCTCCTCAGCCAGACAAAATAATATCAATTCTTCAGAAAACAACACCAACAACATCGTtgtcaacaacaacaacaacaataatccACCCTTTGCCTCCAAGAAAGACTCCATCATGCGCCGCGGCCTTGACAACCAAGCTTACTATGTCTTGGGCCATAAGACTCCCAACATTCGTGATCTATACACTCTTGGCCGCAAATTGGGACAGGGGCAATTCGGCACCACTTATTTATGCACCGAGAATTCTACTTCCAATGAATATGCCTGCAAATCCATCTCCAAACGGAAGTTGATTTCCAAGGAGGATGTTGAGGACGTTAGGAGGGAAATTCAGATAATGCATCATTTAGCTGGTCACAGGAACATTGTCACCATTAAGGGGGCTTACGAGGATCCTCTCTATGTGCATATTGTCATGGAACTCTGTTCTGGGGGTGAGTTGTTTGATCGCATCATCCAGAGGGGCCACTATACCGAGAGGAAGGCTGCGGAGTTGACCAAAATTATTGTTGGGGTTGTTGAGGCTTGCCATTCCCTTGGGGTCATGCATAGAGATCTCAAGCCTGAAAACTTTCTGTTGGTCAATAAAGATGATGATTTCTCTCTTAAAGCAATTGACTTTGGCCTCTCCGTTTTCTTCAAACCCGGTAACAAATATTCCTTACTTGCTTTATCCCTctactttcttttttttagaACACCATTACTTTTGTTTCGTTGAATATATTTGTATGgccttttccatttttttttatctttattgctTCTGAATTTGGGAAAATCCCTGTTTTCCAATTAGAATTTCCTTAACTTTTACTGTCATTCCCATTCAGGATGTTTAGTATTTATTGTCTAGGGGACACATTTTAATACTAATCAGTGTTTGTTCATTTAACCTATCTGCCTCAGGTCAAGTTTTCACTGATGTAGTCGGCAGCCCATACTATGTTGCTCCTGAGGTTCTCCTCAAGCATTATGGGCCTGAAGCAGATGTGTGGACAGCAGGTGTCATACTGTACATATTGCTTAGTGGTGTGCCACCATTTTGGGCAGGTATATCTCAATGCCAACACTCTTGATTTCCTGCCCATCATCTGTATAATCACTGAATGCCTTGTCCTTTTGGAGTTCAGAGACCCAGCAGGGTATATTTGATGCAGTATTGAAGGGACATATAGATTTTGACTCAGAACCTTGGCCTCTAATATCCGACAGTGGAAAAGATCTGATCAGAAAGATGCTGTGTTCTCAGCCTTCAGAACGGTTGAGTGCTCATCAAGTGTTATGTATGTTCATCCTTTTTTCTACTATTTCTACTATAATCGAGGACCGTCCATACATCAAAAGAACtgtcattttttctttttggagTCGCTAACTTGCTATGATTACTCAGTGGAAGCTATTTTAGTTGTAAATTGAGGGGGGTGGGCATTAAAAAGTTGCTTTTCCAGTGCTACTTAAACTTCTTAAGTTATCTTCATTATAAAGATGCATTAGGTGATTAAAGTTTCACTGGGCTTGCAACATCCATAGCAGATTCGCCCAAGAGGAAAGAGTCATCCTATCTAAACAAGTTACTGGGATGCTGATGTTTCCTAAAGCAAATTCCAGCTTAACTTCCTTAGGTGTTAAACTTTACAAATATTCAAACGTTGTGTTTCAATGTGTTTGTCTGAAAATGTTATTTCATGTGCCTGTTTAGGTCATCCTTGGATATGTGAAAATGGAGTTGCACCTGACAGGGCAATAGACCCTGCTGTTCTTTCTCGTCTTAAACAGTTTTCTGCAATGAATAAGCTAAAGAAGATGGCATTGCGGGTAAGTGAAGCTGATCGATGAATGGATATTAGATTATGTATGGATGTAGCTCATACACTACTATGAAATAGATAACTCATTCAATTGATGATATGTGGAGTCAAGTTACTATTATGCACTTCTTGAATGCCAAATGAACCTTACCTTATTGGGCTTCCACACTTACTCTGTTTTCACTTCTTCATCGATTATCTTTTTGATGTTGGAAACTAAGTAACTGTAGTTAATAGTTATAGTTgcttattataatatttttgtaggTGATTG comes from the Phaseolus vulgaris cultivar G19833 chromosome 8, P. vulgaris v2.0, whole genome shotgun sequence genome and includes:
- the LOC137825507 gene encoding calcium-dependent protein kinase 26 yields the protein MGNTCRGSLKGKYIQGFSQPEDHSKRTTLSDRPDSDHPSSARQNNINSSENNTNNIVVNNNNNNNPPFASKKDSIMRRGLDNQAYYVLGHKTPNIRDLYTLGRKLGQGQFGTTYLCTENSTSNEYACKSISKRKLISKEDVEDVRREIQIMHHLAGHRNIVTIKGAYEDPLYVHIVMELCSGGELFDRIIQRGHYTERKAAELTKIIVGVVEACHSLGVMHRDLKPENFLLVNKDDDFSLKAIDFGLSVFFKPGQVFTDVVGSPYYVAPEVLLKHYGPEADVWTAGVILYILLSGVPPFWAETQQGIFDAVLKGHIDFDSEPWPLISDSGKDLIRKMLCSQPSERLSAHQVLCHPWICENGVAPDRAIDPAVLSRLKQFSAMNKLKKMALRVIAESLSEEEIAGLREMFQAMDTDNSGAITFDELKAGLRRYGSTLKDIEIRDLMEAADVDKSGTIDYGEFIAATVHLNKLEREEHLIAAFQYFDKDGSGYITVDELQQACAEHNMTDAFLEDIIREVDQDNDGRIDYGEFAAMMQKGNVGIGRRTMRNSLNLSMRDASSAQ